The following proteins come from a genomic window of Aptenodytes patagonicus chromosome W, bAptPat1.pri.cur, whole genome shotgun sequence:
- the LOC143172084 gene encoding alpha-N-acetylneuraminate alpha-2,8-sialyltransferase ST8SIA3, with the protein MRSCKMVRVASVLGLVMLSIALLILSLISYVSLKKDNIFGAPRAAGPGGPRMYMFHAGFRSQFALKFLDPSFVPITNSLTHELQEKPSKWAFNRTAFAHQRQEILQHVDVIKNFSLTKNSVRIGQLMHYDYSSHKYVFSISNNFRSLLPDVSPILNKHYNICAVVGNSGILTGSQCGQEIDKSDFVFRCNFAPTEAFQKDVGRKTNLTTFNPSILEKYYNNLLTIQDRNNFFLSLKKLDGAILWIPAFFFHTSATVTRTLVDFFVEHRGQLKVQLAWPGNIMQHVNRYWKNKHLSPKRLSTGILMYTLASAICEEIHLYGFWPFGFDPNTREDLPYHYYDKKGTKFTTKWQESHQLPAEFQLLYRMHGEGLAKLTLSHCA; encoded by the exons ATGAGGAGCTGCAAGATGGTGCGGGTGGCCAGCGTGCTGGGGCTGGTGATGCTGAGCATCGCGCTGCTcatcctctccctcatcagctaCGTCTCGCTCAAGAAGGACAACATCTTcggcgcgccccgcgccgccggcccgggggGGCCCCGCATGTACATGTTCCACGCGGGATTCAG GTCCCAGTTCGCGCTGAAGTTCCTGGACCCCTCGTTCGTCCCCATTACGAACTCCCTGACCCACGAGCTGCAGGAGAAGCCCTCCAAGTGGGCCTTCAACCGGACCGCCTTCGCACATCAGAG gcAAGAAATCCTTCAGCATGTCGATGTAataaaaaatttttctttgacCAAGAATAGTGTTCGGATTGGACAGCTGATGCATTACGATTATTCCAGCCATAAGTATGTTTTCTCTATTAGCAATAACTTCAGATCGCTGCTCCCCGACGTGTCGCCGATCCTGAACAAGCATTACAACATTTGCGCCGTGGTTGGAAACAGTGGGATCCTGACCGGGAGTCAGTGCGGGCAAGAAATAGAtaaatctgattttgtttttcgCTGCAATTTTGCTCCAACTGAGGCTTTCCAAAAAGATGTTGGAAGGAAAACCAATCTTACAACCTTCAACCCCAGCATCCTGGAAAAGTATTACAACAATCTTTTGACCATTCAGGATCGCAACAACTTCTTTTTAAGTTTGAAAAAGCTTGATGGGGCCATTCTTTGGATCCCTGCTTTTTTCTTCCACACGTCAGCAACAGTCACGAGAACACTGGTTGACTTCTTTGTTGAGCATAGAGGGCAACTAAAGGTCCAGTTGGCTTGGCCAGGCAATATAATGCAGCATGTTAACAG atacTGGAAGAACAAACACTTGTCACCCAAGCGGCTGAGCACAGGTATTCTCATGTATACCCTTGCTTCTGCCATATGTGAAGAGATCCACTTGTATGGATTCTGGCCCTTTGGGTTCGACCCCAACACGAGGGAGGACCTCCCGTACCACTACTATGATAAGAAGGGAACAAAGTTCACGACCAAGTGGCAGGAGTCccaccagctgcctgcagagTTCCAGCTGCTCTACAGGATGCACGGTGAAGGACTGGCCAAACTCACCTTGTCGCATTGTGCCTAA